A window of Actinomadura rubteroloni contains these coding sequences:
- a CDS encoding ABC transporter permease subunit encodes MRRAVHAEWTKLRTGGGVLLAPVVLVVVIVGLGAVAAGAAKAGADPGRTALAGLDLGPAVIAVLAALPVGAEYATGMIRTTFAATPRRGAVLAAKAVVLGGPVALAGTVAAAGALLAGRWLGLDLALSGAVLRAAAGSVLFLVLVALLALGVACAVRDAAASSGLVLGLFYLSPVLVPLVRDPAWRRHLEQITPMNAGLAVRSLHVDGLAIGPWKGLAVLAAWAAAALAVGTVALLRRDA; translated from the coding sequence GTGAGGCGGGCCGTGCACGCGGAATGGACGAAACTCCGCACCGGCGGCGGGGTCCTGCTCGCCCCGGTCGTGCTGGTCGTCGTGATCGTCGGCCTCGGCGCGGTCGCCGCCGGGGCGGCGAAGGCGGGCGCCGACCCGGGCCGGACGGCCCTCGCCGGCCTCGACCTCGGACCGGCCGTCATCGCGGTCCTCGCGGCCCTGCCGGTCGGCGCCGAGTACGCGACCGGCATGATCCGCACGACGTTCGCCGCGACGCCGCGCCGGGGCGCCGTGCTCGCCGCCAAGGCCGTCGTGCTCGGCGGGCCGGTCGCTTTGGCCGGGACCGTCGCGGCGGCGGGCGCCCTGCTGGCCGGACGGTGGCTCGGCCTCGACCTCGCCCTCTCCGGCGCGGTGCTGCGCGCGGCGGCCGGCTCGGTGCTCTTTCTCGTGCTGGTCGCGCTGCTCGCGCTCGGGGTCGCGTGCGCGGTCCGGGACGCGGCGGCGTCGTCGGGGCTCGTGCTCGGGCTGTTCTATCTGTCGCCGGTGCTCGTCCCGCTCGTCCGGGACCCGGCCTGGCGGCGGCATCTGGAACAGATCACGCCGATGAACGCGGGGCTCGCCGTACGGTCGCTGCACGTGGACGGCCTGGCGATCGGGCCGTGGAAGGGGCTCGCCGTCCTCGCCGCGTGGGCCGCCGCCGCGCTCGCCGTGGGGACCGTCGCGCTGCTCCGCCGGGACGCCTGA
- a CDS encoding histone-like nucleoid-structuring protein Lsr2, translating into MAQKVKVLLLDDIDGGEADETVGFGLDGALYEIDLSDKHATELRDILEPFVRHARRARPKNAQGVRPARTQSNRDRSAEIREWARSRGLQVNDRGRIPATVIEQYENAH; encoded by the coding sequence ATGGCACAGAAGGTCAAAGTCCTCCTCCTTGACGACATCGACGGAGGCGAGGCGGACGAGACCGTCGGCTTCGGGCTGGACGGCGCGTTGTACGAAATTGACCTGAGCGACAAGCACGCCACCGAACTCCGCGACATCCTGGAGCCGTTCGTCCGGCACGCGCGCCGGGCGCGTCCGAAGAACGCCCAGGGTGTGCGGCCTGCGCGGACGCAGTCGAACCGTGACCGGTCCGCCGAGATCCGGGAGTGGGCCAGGTCGCGCGGCCTCCAGGTCAACGACCGCGGCCGTATCCCGGCGACCGTGATCGAGCAGTACGAAAACGCCCATTAG
- a CDS encoding phosphoribosyltransferase family protein, translating to MSGRGRWPGEWVAHRLGVRTVDGAAPGGVRLGELTGLAVRRNPRRAHLLVSGVLGKHVPADPRIVHGAGLLLGELVRLRLRGRESTAGQYGPLLANALHGTRGSAAALRDRLREPKGAVDAVVLGYAETATALAHSAADALGGATYLHSTRRHVPGVVPYGGFEEEHSHATGHLLLPADPSLLDRDVPLVLVDDEMSTGRTAFNTLRALHAVRPRDRYVLASLVDVRGEADRVRMRNLAGELNAGIDVVTLATGRVELPPGVLDAAQAVVAEMSGRDRAPDFRVDHGAVRVGLGWPPGLPEGGRHGFAPADRRRLEKELAPMAAVLASALPAGASRVLVLGTEEFMYVPLRLAEALADALPWTTVRFSTTTRSPVLAVDDPGYAIRTRLVFPAHDNPPDGATKRYAYNVDPGGDPSRAFDAIVLLVDDQGDTPDLVDGLLAVLRTLAPVVLAAVPGARP from the coding sequence GTGAGCGGGCGCGGCCGGTGGCCGGGCGAGTGGGTCGCGCACCGGCTCGGCGTGCGGACGGTCGACGGCGCCGCGCCCGGCGGCGTCCGGCTCGGCGAGCTGACCGGGCTCGCCGTCCGCCGCAACCCGCGCCGCGCGCACCTGCTCGTGTCGGGGGTGCTCGGCAAGCACGTCCCGGCCGATCCCCGGATCGTCCACGGCGCGGGCCTGCTGCTCGGCGAACTGGTCCGGCTGCGGCTGCGCGGCCGGGAGAGCACCGCCGGCCAGTACGGGCCGCTGCTGGCGAACGCGCTGCACGGCACGCGCGGGTCGGCGGCGGCGCTGCGCGACCGGCTGCGCGAGCCGAAGGGCGCCGTGGACGCCGTCGTCCTCGGATACGCCGAGACCGCGACCGCGCTCGCGCACTCGGCCGCCGACGCGCTCGGCGGCGCCACCTACCTGCACTCGACGCGCCGCCACGTGCCCGGCGTCGTCCCCTACGGCGGGTTCGAGGAGGAGCACAGCCACGCGACCGGGCACCTGCTGCTGCCCGCCGACCCGTCCCTGCTGGACCGGGACGTGCCCCTGGTGCTCGTGGACGACGAGATGTCCACCGGCCGGACCGCTTTCAACACTCTGCGGGCGCTGCACGCCGTCCGGCCCCGCGACCGGTACGTCCTCGCGTCCCTGGTGGACGTGCGCGGCGAGGCGGACCGCGTCCGGATGCGCAACCTCGCCGGGGAGCTGAACGCGGGCATCGACGTCGTCACGCTCGCGACGGGCCGCGTGGAGCTGCCGCCCGGCGTGCTGGACGCCGCGCAGGCCGTCGTCGCGGAGATGTCCGGCCGCGACCGCGCGCCCGACTTCCGCGTGGACCACGGCGCGGTGCGGGTCGGGCTCGGCTGGCCGCCGGGCCTGCCCGAGGGCGGACGGCACGGCTTCGCGCCCGCCGACCGGCGGCGCCTGGAGAAGGAACTCGCGCCGATGGCGGCCGTGCTGGCGTCCGCGCTGCCCGCCGGGGCGTCGCGGGTGCTCGTCCTCGGCACCGAGGAGTTCATGTACGTGCCGCTGCGGCTCGCCGAGGCACTGGCCGACGCGCTGCCGTGGACGACCGTCCGGTTCTCCACGACGACGCGCTCGCCCGTCCTCGCGGTGGACGACCCCGGCTACGCCATCCGCACCCGCCTGGTGTTCCCCGCGCACGACAACCCGCCGGACGGCGCGACGAAGCGCTACGCCTACAACGTCGACCCGGGCGGCGACCCGTCCCGCGCGTTCGACGCGATCGTGCTGCTCGTGGACGACCAGGGCGACACGCCCGACCTCGTGGACGGCCTGCTCGCCGTCCTGCGCACCCTCGCCCCCGTCGTCCTGGCCGCCGTCCCCGGAGCCCGCCCATGA
- a CDS encoding cysteine protease StiP family protein, with translation MNRPPDHAPHDPHPNRPLRGPEFGSYAAEEVGWLLTDLSGAALEAPTEDREAAIQAGRAHYAESLPIEYRPGAAYRKLFEEALDASADRLAHAVGLVGELVLDARGPGAVLVSLARAGTPVGILLRRWARFAHGLDLPHYAISIVRDRGIDAVALDHLAAHHDPRSVIFVDGWTGKGAIARELAAALNGTMFRPDLAVLADPGRCTPLHGTRDDFLVPSACLNSTVSGLVSRTVLNRSLIGPGDFHGAKFYAELAAEDVSARFLDAVTARFPAVAGRVAADAPALLAADRSADWSGWAAVRRIAAEYDVTDLNLVKPGVGETTRVLLRRVPWKVLARADAGAELAHIRLLADERGVPVVEVPPDALPYACAGLIHPRFAGGAAQ, from the coding sequence ATGAACCGGCCGCCCGACCACGCCCCCCATGACCCCCACCCGAACCGGCCGCTGCGCGGTCCGGAGTTCGGCAGTTACGCGGCCGAGGAGGTCGGCTGGCTGCTCACCGACCTGTCCGGTGCGGCGCTGGAGGCGCCCACCGAGGACCGTGAGGCAGCGATCCAGGCGGGCCGCGCCCACTACGCCGAGTCGCTGCCGATCGAGTACCGGCCCGGCGCCGCGTACCGGAAGCTGTTCGAGGAGGCGCTGGACGCGTCGGCGGACCGGCTCGCGCACGCCGTGGGCCTCGTCGGGGAACTGGTGCTGGACGCGCGCGGGCCGGGGGCCGTGCTCGTGTCGCTGGCGCGCGCCGGGACGCCCGTCGGGATCCTGCTGCGCCGCTGGGCGCGGTTCGCGCACGGGCTCGACCTGCCGCACTACGCGATCAGCATCGTCCGGGACCGGGGGATCGACGCGGTCGCGCTGGACCACCTCGCCGCGCACCACGACCCCCGCTCGGTGATCTTCGTGGACGGCTGGACGGGCAAGGGCGCCATCGCGCGCGAACTCGCCGCCGCGCTAAACGGAACAATGTTCCGGCCGGATCTGGCCGTCCTCGCCGACCCCGGGCGCTGCACGCCGCTGCACGGCACCCGCGACGACTTCCTCGTCCCGTCGGCGTGCCTGAACTCGACCGTGTCCGGGCTGGTCAGCCGGACGGTCCTCAACCGTTCCCTGATCGGGCCGGGCGACTTCCACGGCGCCAAGTTCTACGCCGAACTGGCCGCCGAGGACGTCTCGGCCCGGTTCCTCGACGCCGTCACGGCCCGCTTCCCGGCCGTGGCGGGCCGGGTCGCCGCCGACGCCCCCGCGCTGCTCGCCGCCGACCGGTCCGCCGACTGGTCGGGCTGGGCGGCCGTCCGGCGCATCGCGGCCGAGTACGACGTGACCGACCTGAACCTCGTCAAGCCCGGCGTGGGGGAGACGACGCGGGTGCTCCTGCGGCGCGTCCCGTGGAAGGTCCTCGCACGCGCCGACGCGGGCGCCGAGCTGGCGCACATCCGGCTGCTCGCCGACGAGCGCGGCGTCCCGGTGGTCGAGGTGCCGCCGGACGCGCTCCCGTACGCCTGCGCCGGCCTGATCCATCCGCGGTTCGCGGGAGGCGCGGCGCAGTGA
- a CDS encoding antibiotic biosynthesis monooxygenase family protein — translation MTTIQKDSGLTTMINVFTTTPDKQQALLDVLLRATEDHIAKMPGFHSANFHASADGLRVVNYAQWTTPDAWKAMLTDPQCRVHIEKARELAEHDDHLYEVVAVHEAAR, via the coding sequence ATGACCACCATCCAGAAGGACTCCGGACTCACCACGATGATCAACGTGTTCACCACGACCCCGGACAAGCAGCAGGCCCTGCTCGACGTCCTCCTGCGGGCCACCGAGGACCACATCGCCAAGATGCCCGGCTTCCACTCGGCCAACTTCCACGCCAGCGCCGACGGCCTGCGCGTCGTCAACTACGCCCAGTGGACGACTCCCGACGCCTGGAAGGCGATGCTGACCGACCCGCAGTGCCGCGTCCACATCGAGAAGGCCCGCGAACTGGCCGAACACGACGACCACCTCTACGAAGTCGTCGCCGTCCACGAAGCGGCGCGCTGA
- a CDS encoding YtxH domain-containing protein, giving the protein MKIRTTFLAGAAVGYVLGAKAGRERYEQIRTGWAKFSGSPTVRETAGTLKERGAGLAGAAKEKADALRHRHDDAPGPVAVPPA; this is encoded by the coding sequence ATGAAGATCCGCACCACGTTCCTCGCCGGAGCCGCCGTCGGGTACGTCCTCGGGGCCAAGGCCGGACGCGAGCGGTACGAGCAGATCAGGACGGGCTGGGCGAAGTTCTCGGGCAGCCCGACCGTCCGGGAGACGGCCGGGACGCTGAAGGAGCGCGGCGCCGGCCTGGCCGGGGCCGCGAAGGAGAAGGCCGACGCGCTCCGGCACCGGCACGACGACGCCCCCGGGCCCGTCGCGGTGCCGCCGGCCTGA
- a CDS encoding TetR/AcrR family transcriptional regulator has protein sequence MAGSKGDTRERIARAAGTLFRRQGYSATGLQQIAAESRTRIGSIYHFFPGKDALAEDVVRTGGAAYGAMVLALLENGPDDPVEALGAAFAQAADDLAASDYADACPIATIALEVASTNDPLRRATADVFTAWLDALASWCRRIVTDPDAAHDLATAILTSLEGAFILSRALRDPAPLLAAGRSLTRLATAMRTD, from the coding sequence ATGGCCGGGTCCAAAGGTGACACTCGCGAGCGCATCGCCAGGGCGGCCGGCACGCTGTTCCGGCGGCAGGGGTACAGCGCCACCGGGCTCCAGCAGATCGCCGCCGAGTCCCGGACGCGCATCGGGTCGATCTACCACTTCTTCCCCGGCAAGGACGCCCTCGCCGAGGACGTCGTCCGTACCGGCGGCGCCGCCTACGGCGCGATGGTGCTCGCCCTGCTGGAGAACGGCCCCGATGACCCGGTCGAAGCGCTCGGCGCGGCGTTCGCGCAGGCGGCCGACGACCTGGCCGCGTCCGACTACGCCGACGCGTGCCCGATCGCGACGATCGCCCTAGAGGTCGCCAGCACGAACGATCCCCTGCGCCGCGCGACGGCCGACGTCTTCACCGCCTGGCTCGACGCGCTGGCGTCCTGGTGCCGACGAATCGTCACCGATCCCGACGCCGCCCACGACCTGGCGACCGCGATCCTGACGTCCTTGGAAGGCGCCTTCATCCTGAGCCGAGCCCTGCGCGACCCCGCCCCTCTCCTGGCCGCCGGCCGCTCCCTCACCCGCCTGGCAACGGCAATGCGCACCGACTGA
- a CDS encoding MGH1-like glycoside hydrolase domain-containing protein: MFRDVRPIGDETALWDSAARVLDANWTGRATAPSPGLYPHQWGWDSLFVALGLARHRRDRAEQELLSLFAGQWSDGFVPHIVFNDDLPRAAYYPGPELWRSAADPRAPRAVRTSGLINPPLHALAALRLRDGERGRSFLARLYPALAAHHRYLASVRDLDGSGLIAICHPWESGQDNSPAWDRPLGDLRPPPAAYAPSHPLHGPATGEDHDRYAWLAAVLRDAGYSPGHLRDEHPFAVQDPLVNGTYLASLHALAEIASLVGADPVPHREAAGRVHAALLERLWDPATGCFRAYDLRGGRPLPVVTIATFGPLLDPDLPAPILRRLADLLLSSRFAGAAGYPVPACDVQAPAFDRGGYWRGPTWINTNWLVWHGACLQDLPVVAELLRGATLRLVRQSGFREFFDPFDGTGRGGHDHSWSAALVLDLLGAR; encoded by the coding sequence CTGTTCAGGGACGTCCGGCCGATCGGCGACGAGACCGCGCTGTGGGACTCCGCGGCGCGGGTTCTGGACGCCAACTGGACGGGACGCGCGACCGCCCCGTCCCCCGGCCTCTACCCCCACCAGTGGGGCTGGGACTCGTTGTTCGTCGCTCTCGGCCTCGCCCGGCACCGCCGCGACCGCGCCGAGCAGGAGCTGCTGTCGCTGTTCGCGGGCCAGTGGTCGGACGGGTTCGTCCCGCACATCGTGTTCAACGACGACCTGCCGCGCGCCGCGTACTACCCGGGGCCCGAGCTGTGGCGCAGCGCCGCCGACCCGCGTGCGCCGCGCGCCGTCCGGACGTCCGGGCTGATCAACCCGCCGCTGCACGCCCTCGCCGCGCTGCGCCTGCGCGACGGCGAGCGCGGCCGTTCGTTCCTCGCGCGGCTCTACCCGGCGCTGGCGGCCCATCACCGCTACCTCGCGTCCGTCCGGGACCTGGACGGCAGCGGGCTCATCGCGATCTGCCACCCGTGGGAGTCGGGGCAGGACAACAGCCCGGCGTGGGACCGTCCGCTCGGGGACCTGCGTCCGCCGCCCGCCGCGTACGCGCCGTCCCATCCGCTGCACGGCCCCGCCACCGGAGAGGACCACGATCGGTACGCGTGGCTCGCGGCCGTCCTGCGGGACGCCGGGTACTCGCCCGGCCACCTGCGGGACGAGCATCCGTTCGCGGTGCAGGATCCGCTGGTCAACGGCACCTACCTGGCGTCGTTGCACGCGCTCGCGGAGATCGCCTCGCTTGTCGGGGCGGATCCCGTCCCGCACCGGGAGGCCGCCGGGCGCGTCCACGCCGCCCTGCTGGAACGCCTGTGGGACCCCGCCACCGGGTGCTTCCGCGCGTACGACCTGCGCGGCGGACGGCCGCTGCCCGTCGTCACGATCGCGACGTTCGGGCCGCTGCTGGACCCCGACCTGCCCGCGCCGATCCTGCGGCGCCTCGCGGACCTGCTGCTGTCCTCGCGGTTCGCCGGGGCCGCCGGGTATCCCGTGCCAGCGTGCGACGTCCAGGCCCCGGCGTTCGACCGGGGCGGGTACTGGCGCGGGCCGACGTGGATCAACACCAACTGGCTCGTCTGGCACGGCGCCTGCCTCCAGGACCTGCCGGTCGTCGCGGAACTGCTGCGCGGGGCGACGCTGCGGCTCGTCCGGCAGTCCGGGTTCCGCGAGTTCTTCGACCCCTTCGACGGGACGGGACGCGGCGGCCACGACCACAGTTGGTCGGCGGCGCTCGTCCTGGACCTCCTCGGCGCGCGGTGA
- a CDS encoding alpha/beta fold hydrolase, whose product MPTVQIPAGPIDYTDTGGPGPVVVLTHGFPMNHLQWRKVIPLLHGVRCIAPTLPLGGHRTPMRPGTDLSQGGQAKILADFLDALDLQDVTLVMNDWGGPQFVVALGRADRVGRMVFVACEAFDNFPPPQVRPAALLIRAPGGTWLLMQLLRTPLFRHGRRTWGVLSRTRIPDDVLDAWFEPARRSRAIRRDLRAFGTGAPPRRTLLAWSEALRTFDRPALVVWAEQDGMMPRDHGRRLAELLPQGRLIEVADSATLIPEDQPERLAQILQDFLAETGAHP is encoded by the coding sequence ATGCCCACCGTCCAGATCCCGGCGGGACCCATCGACTACACCGACACCGGCGGGCCCGGCCCGGTCGTCGTGCTGACCCACGGCTTCCCCATGAACCACCTGCAGTGGCGCAAGGTGATACCGCTGCTGCACGGCGTCCGCTGCATCGCGCCGACATTGCCGCTCGGCGGCCACCGCACGCCCATGCGGCCCGGCACCGACCTGTCGCAGGGAGGCCAGGCGAAGATCCTGGCGGACTTCCTGGACGCCCTGGACCTGCAAGATGTGACGCTCGTGATGAACGACTGGGGCGGCCCGCAGTTCGTCGTCGCGCTCGGCCGCGCCGACCGCGTCGGCCGGATGGTCTTCGTCGCGTGCGAGGCCTTCGACAACTTCCCGCCGCCGCAGGTGCGGCCCGCCGCCCTGCTGATCCGGGCGCCCGGCGGGACGTGGCTGCTCATGCAGCTCCTGCGCACGCCGCTGTTCCGGCACGGCCGAAGGACCTGGGGCGTCCTCAGCCGCACCCGCATCCCGGACGACGTCCTGGACGCCTGGTTCGAGCCCGCCCGCCGCAGCCGCGCCATCCGACGCGACCTGCGCGCCTTCGGCACCGGCGCCCCGCCGCGCCGCACGCTGCTGGCCTGGAGCGAGGCGCTGCGCACGTTCGACCGTCCGGCGCTGGTCGTGTGGGCAGAGCAGGACGGCATGATGCCGCGCGACCACGGCCGGCGCCTCGCCGAACTCCTCCCGCAGGGCCGCCTGATCGAGGTCGCCGACAGCGCGACGCTCATCCCCGAGGACCAGCCCGAACGCCTCGCGCAGATCCTCCAGGACTTTCTCGCCGAGACCGGCGCCCACCCCTGA
- a CDS encoding HAD family hydrolase, with amino-acid sequence MTVLVCSDLDRTLIYSTAAFGNGPLPELECVEIYDGAPLSHMTRTAVRELAALAAETVFVPVTTRTPEQYRRVRLPVAPAYAICANGGHLLVDGVDDAAWSAAVRSRVAAGAAPLAEVAARLSGGDFVLRRRTASDLFAYAVVDRAALPAGWIDDLAGWCAERNWRTSLQGRKVYCLPAGLTKAAAAAEVARRTGATVTLAAGDSLLDRDLLDSADAAVRPAHGELHTAGWTGADVTAAAGILAGEEIVGWFRTRAAREIARRDSRVTRDP; translated from the coding sequence GTGACCGTCCTCGTGTGCTCCGACCTGGACCGGACGCTCATCTACTCCACCGCCGCCTTCGGCAACGGCCCCCTGCCGGAACTGGAGTGCGTGGAGATCTACGACGGCGCGCCGCTGTCCCACATGACCAGGACCGCCGTCCGGGAACTGGCCGCGCTCGCCGCCGAGACCGTGTTCGTGCCCGTCACGACCCGCACGCCCGAGCAGTACCGCCGCGTCCGGCTGCCCGTCGCGCCGGCCTACGCGATCTGCGCCAACGGCGGGCACCTGCTCGTGGACGGCGTGGACGACGCCGCCTGGTCCGCCGCCGTCCGGTCCCGCGTCGCCGCCGGGGCAGCCCCGCTCGCCGAGGTCGCCGCGCGGCTCTCCGGCGGGGACTTCGTGCTGCGCCGCCGCACCGCGTCCGATCTGTTCGCCTACGCCGTCGTGGACCGCGCCGCGCTCCCCGCCGGCTGGATCGACGACCTCGCGGGCTGGTGCGCCGAGCGCAACTGGCGCACCTCGCTCCAGGGCCGCAAGGTCTACTGCCTGCCCGCCGGGCTCACCAAGGCCGCCGCCGCGGCCGAGGTCGCCCGCCGCACCGGCGCGACGGTGACGCTCGCGGCCGGTGATTCGCTTCTCGACCGTGACCTTCTGGACAGCGCGGACGCCGCCGTCCGCCCCGCCCACGGCGAACTCCACACCGCCGGCTGGACGGGCGCGGACGTCACCGCCGCCGCCGGGATCCTGGCCGGGGAGGAGATCGTCGGCTGGTTCCGGACGCGCGCCGCCCGGGAGATCGCCCGAAGGGACTCGCGCGTTACGCGCGATCCGTAG
- a CDS encoding MarR family winged helix-turn-helix transcriptional regulator, whose protein sequence is MDNASGSRPLEQRPGYVLKMVDAVLRTALTTALAPHDLTVAQYACLEVALRHPGASAAELARRAFVSRQAMHQILTDLRSRDLVHVAEVPHRARPVTLTDAGRQAVQAAAGDVLAVEERMVATLTAGQRAHLLSALYTCAESLTDET, encoded by the coding sequence ATGGACAACGCGAGCGGATCCCGGCCGCTTGAGCAGCGGCCCGGCTATGTGCTGAAGATGGTCGACGCCGTGCTGCGCACGGCGCTCACCACGGCGCTGGCGCCCCACGACCTGACGGTGGCCCAGTACGCGTGCCTGGAGGTGGCGCTCCGCCACCCGGGCGCCTCGGCGGCCGAACTGGCTAGGCGCGCGTTCGTCAGCCGCCAGGCGATGCACCAGATCCTCACCGATCTGCGCAGCCGCGACCTGGTGCACGTCGCCGAGGTCCCCCACCGGGCACGGCCCGTCACGCTCACCGACGCCGGACGGCAGGCCGTACAAGCGGCGGCCGGCGACGTCCTGGCAGTCGAGGAACGGATGGTCGCGACCCTGACGGCCGGCCAACGCGCCCACCTCCTGAGCGCCCTCTACACCTGCGCCGAGTCCCTGACCGACGAGACTTGA